From uncultured Roseateles sp., the proteins below share one genomic window:
- a CDS encoding molybdopterin-binding protein codes for MNIGLIIIGDEILSGKRQDKHLPKLIELLQARGLSLAWARYAGDERERITADLRHAFASGDIVFSCGGIGATPDDHTRQCAAAALGRPLALHPEARELILERMRDVAAEQGKPYEPDTPDNQHRLNMGVFPEGAAIIPNPYNKIAGFSVGHVHFVPGFPVMAWPMMEWVLDTHYRHLHQALGVLEKSLIVQGAMEATLTPLMEQIEHQHPGIKVFSLPSVDHPQWGRHIELGVKGDAGQLDSAYAALKTGLAQFGAVISAEMVR; via the coding sequence ATGAACATCGGCCTCATCATCATCGGCGACGAAATCCTCTCGGGCAAACGGCAGGACAAGCACCTGCCCAAGCTGATCGAGCTGTTGCAGGCGCGCGGCCTGAGCCTGGCCTGGGCCCGCTATGCCGGTGACGAGCGCGAGCGCATCACCGCCGATCTGCGCCATGCCTTTGCCAGCGGCGATATCGTCTTCAGCTGTGGCGGCATAGGCGCCACGCCGGACGACCACACGCGCCAGTGTGCCGCCGCTGCGCTGGGCCGGCCCCTGGCCCTGCACCCCGAGGCCAGGGAGCTGATACTGGAGCGCATGCGCGATGTGGCGGCCGAGCAGGGCAAACCTTACGAACCCGACACGCCGGACAACCAGCACCGGCTGAACATGGGCGTGTTCCCCGAGGGCGCCGCCATCATCCCCAACCCGTACAACAAGATCGCAGGTTTCTCGGTCGGCCATGTGCACTTCGTGCCCGGTTTCCCGGTGATGGCCTGGCCGATGATGGAGTGGGTGCTGGACACGCACTACCGCCATCTGCACCAGGCCTTGGGCGTGCTGGAGAAATCGCTGATCGTGCAGGGCGCGATGGAGGCCACGCTGACGCCGCTGATGGAGCAGATCGAGCACCAGCACCCCGGCATCAAGGTTTTCAGCCTGCCCAGCGTCGATCACCCGCAATGGGGCCGCCATATCGAACTGGGCGTGAAGGGTGACGCCGGCCAACTGGATTCCGCCTACGCCGCACTGAAGACCGGGCTGGCGCAGTTTGGTGCGGTGATCAGCGCCGAAATGGTGCGCTGA
- the glnA gene encoding type I glutamate--ammonia ligase, giving the protein MAKTVADVMKMVEENEVKFVDFRFTDTRGKEQHVSVPVSHFDEDKFISGHAFDGSSIAGWKGIEASDMQLMPDPETANIDPFFEEPTLILTCDVVDPADGKPYERDPRSLAKRAEAYMKSTGLGDTAYFGPEPEFFIFDSVRWGNDMSGCFSKIEAEEAAWNTGKEYEHGNKGYRPTVKGGYFPVPPVDSGQDLRSEMCLILENLGIPVEVHHHEVANAGQMEIGTRFSTLIQRADWVQLQKYVIHNVAHAYGKTATFMPKPIVGDNGSGMHVHQSVWKDGKNLFAGDGYAGLSDFALYYIGGIIKHARALNAITNPGTNSYKRLVPGFEAPVKLAYSAKNRSASIRIPYVANPKGRRVEARFPDPLMNPYLGFAALLMAGLDGVENKIHPGEAATKDLYHLPPEEDAKIPTVCHSLDQALEHLDKDRAFLTKGGVFTDAYIDAYIDLKMQEVTRFRMATHPVEFDMYYSA; this is encoded by the coding sequence ATGGCCAAGACCGTCGCCGATGTCATGAAAATGGTGGAAGAGAACGAAGTCAAGTTTGTTGACTTCCGCTTCACCGATACACGCGGCAAGGAGCAGCACGTCTCCGTGCCTGTTTCGCACTTCGATGAAGACAAGTTCATTTCCGGCCACGCCTTCGACGGTTCGTCCATCGCCGGCTGGAAGGGCATCGAAGCCTCGGACATGCAGCTGATGCCCGACCCCGAGACTGCCAACATCGACCCCTTCTTCGAAGAGCCGACGCTGATTCTGACCTGCGACGTGGTCGATCCGGCCGACGGCAAGCCCTATGAGCGCGACCCCCGTTCGCTGGCCAAGCGCGCCGAGGCTTATATGAAGAGCACCGGCCTGGGCGACACCGCCTACTTCGGCCCGGAACCCGAATTCTTCATCTTCGACAGCGTGCGTTGGGGCAACGACATGTCGGGCTGCTTCTCCAAGATCGAGGCCGAAGAGGCCGCTTGGAACACCGGCAAGGAATACGAGCACGGCAACAAGGGCTATCGCCCCACCGTCAAGGGCGGCTACTTCCCCGTGCCCCCGGTCGACAGCGGCCAGGACCTGCGCTCGGAGATGTGCCTGATCCTCGAAAACCTGGGCATCCCGGTCGAGGTGCACCACCACGAAGTGGCCAATGCCGGCCAGATGGAAATCGGCACCCGCTTCAGCACGCTGATCCAGCGCGCCGACTGGGTGCAGCTGCAGAAGTACGTGATCCACAACGTGGCCCATGCCTACGGCAAGACGGCCACCTTCATGCCCAAGCCCATCGTTGGCGACAACGGCTCCGGCATGCACGTGCACCAGTCGGTCTGGAAGGACGGCAAGAACCTGTTCGCCGGTGACGGCTATGCAGGCCTCTCCGACTTCGCGCTGTACTACATCGGCGGCATCATCAAGCACGCCCGCGCGCTGAACGCCATCACCAACCCCGGCACGAACTCGTACAAGCGTCTGGTGCCCGGCTTCGAAGCCCCGGTGAAGCTGGCCTACTCGGCCAAGAACCGCTCGGCCTCGATCCGCATCCCCTACGTGGCCAACCCCAAGGGCCGTCGCGTGGAAGCCCGCTTCCCCGATCCCCTGATGAACCCCTATCTGGGTTTCGCGGCTCTGCTGATGGCCGGCCTGGACGGCGTGGAGAACAAGATCCACCCGGGCGAAGCCGCCACCAAGGACCTGTACCATCTGCCGCCGGAAGAAGACGCGAAGATCCCGACCGTCTGCCACAGCCTCGATCAGGCCCTGGAGCATCTGGACAAGGACCGCGCCTTCCTGACCAAGGGCGGCGTGTTCACCGATGCCTACATCGATGCCTACATCGACCTGAAGATGCAGGAAGTCACCCGCTTCCGCATGGCCACGCACCCGGTCGAGTTCGATATGTACTACAGCGCCTGA
- a CDS encoding PadR family transcriptional regulator, with translation MFALFNGRPGFGHWLHGHSHHEGGGGRGRGGHGGDHDGRGGGRGRRGPKMFDAGDLRFVVLKLIAEQPRHGYEIIKEIEQRAGGGYSPSPGVIYPLLALLEDLGHVLVSREGNRKLHTITPEGQAFLAQNSAVLGSIQARHCGESDHHSGIRRSLHQLKAVVVARVRGGTPSAEQLARIEAVLQRATQEIEAIE, from the coding sequence ATGTTTGCTCTCTTCAACGGCCGGCCCGGGTTCGGTCACTGGCTGCATGGCCACTCCCATCACGAGGGCGGCGGCGGGCGTGGTCGCGGCGGGCATGGCGGCGATCACGATGGCCGGGGTGGCGGCCGGGGGCGGCGCGGCCCCAAGATGTTCGACGCGGGCGACCTGCGCTTTGTCGTGCTCAAGCTGATTGCCGAGCAGCCCCGCCATGGCTACGAGATCATCAAGGAGATCGAGCAGCGCGCCGGCGGCGGCTACAGCCCCAGCCCGGGCGTGATCTATCCGCTGCTGGCCCTGCTGGAAGACCTGGGCCATGTGCTGGTCAGCCGCGAGGGCAACCGCAAGCTGCACACCATCACGCCCGAAGGCCAGGCCTTTCTGGCGCAGAACAGCGCCGTGCTGGGCAGCATACAGGCCCGCCACTGCGGCGAGAGCGACCACCACAGCGGCATACGCCGCAGCCTGCACCAGCTCAAGGCGGTGGTGGTGGCACGGGTGCGCGGCGGCACGCCCAGCGCCGAGCAGTTGGCCCGCATCGAGGCGGTGCTGCAGCGCGCGACGCAAGAGATCGAGGCGATCGAATGA
- a CDS encoding carboxymuconolactone decarboxylase family protein encodes MQLRMPPAQAPFPPEIQQALDRTMPPGRAPLRLFTTLARDPRLFGKFFAGGLLDRGHLTLRQREIVIARTTALCRSEYEWGVHISLFGAKAGFDEAQVRSLALAGSQDGCWTDEECDLLRLCEALHRECQVEDALWQALKARFSDEAMLELLMLAGFYRTVSYLTNALELPLEAEGARFPGD; translated from the coding sequence ATGCAACTACGTATGCCCCCAGCCCAGGCGCCCTTCCCGCCCGAGATCCAGCAGGCGCTGGACCGCACCATGCCGCCCGGCCGCGCGCCCTTGCGGCTGTTCACCACCCTGGCCCGTGATCCCCGGCTGTTCGGCAAGTTCTTTGCCGGCGGCCTGCTGGACCGCGGCCATCTGACGCTGAGGCAGCGCGAGATCGTCATCGCACGCACCACGGCGCTGTGTCGGTCCGAGTACGAATGGGGGGTGCACATCAGCCTGTTCGGCGCCAAGGCCGGCTTCGACGAGGCGCAGGTGCGCTCGCTGGCTCTGGCTGGATCGCAGGACGGGTGCTGGACCGACGAGGAGTGCGACCTGCTGCGTCTGTGCGAAGCCTTGCACCGCGAGTGTCAGGTCGAAGACGCCCTCTGGCAGGCGCTGAAGGCCCGCTTCAGCGACGAGGCGATGCTGGAGTTGCTGATGCTGGCCGGCTTCTACCGCACGGTCAGCTATCTGACCAACGCCCTGGAACTGCCGCTGGAAGCAGAGGGGGCGAGGTTTCCGGGAGATTGA
- a CDS encoding EI24 domain-containing protein codes for MNLLFDAFWRAVAYCLHPKVILLSLLPLLIAAGLSGGLAYFYWEAAVDGLRTTLDSWLIIDSLLRWLGSIGGEGFRSVLVPIIIIALAVPVIVVVSLVLVALLMTPALVTLVASRRFPQLERRKGAAFWQSVLWSLGCTAAALIALVLSVPLWLIPPLVMILPPLIWGWLSFRVFAFDVLAEHASATERRQLMREHRAPMLLMGVICGYLGAAPSLVWAFGVIAVVLWPLLVVVTVWIYTLVFAFASLWFAHYALAALERLRQLESVLPPAPVGAAPLPEIGDPHQLTALPPI; via the coding sequence ATGAATCTGCTCTTCGATGCCTTCTGGCGCGCCGTCGCCTACTGCCTGCATCCCAAGGTGATATTGCTGTCCCTGCTGCCGCTCCTGATCGCCGCGGGGCTCAGCGGCGGCTTGGCCTATTTCTACTGGGAGGCTGCGGTCGATGGCCTGCGCACGACGCTGGACTCCTGGCTGATCATCGACAGCCTGTTGCGCTGGCTGGGCAGCATTGGCGGCGAGGGTTTCCGTTCGGTACTGGTGCCCATCATCATCATCGCCTTGGCGGTGCCGGTGATCGTCGTCGTGTCCCTGGTGCTGGTGGCCCTGCTGATGACGCCGGCCCTGGTCACCCTGGTGGCGAGTCGCCGCTTCCCTCAACTGGAGCGCCGCAAAGGTGCGGCCTTCTGGCAAAGCGTGCTGTGGTCGCTGGGCTGCACGGCTGCGGCCCTCATCGCATTGGTGCTGAGCGTGCCCCTGTGGCTGATCCCGCCGCTGGTGATGATTCTGCCGCCGCTGATCTGGGGCTGGCTGAGCTTTCGCGTGTTTGCCTTCGATGTGCTGGCCGAGCATGCCTCGGCAACGGAGCGCCGCCAGCTGATGCGCGAACACCGTGCGCCCATGCTGCTGATGGGCGTGATCTGCGGCTATCTGGGCGCTGCACCGTCGCTGGTCTGGGCCTTCGGGGTCATCGCTGTGGTGCTGTGGCCGTTGCTGGTGGTGGTCACGGTCTGGATCTACACCCTGGTGTTTGCCTTTGCCTCGCTGTGGTTTGCCCACTATGCGCTGGCGGCGCTGGAGCGGCTGCGCCAGCTCGAGTCTGTGCTGCCGCCTGCGCCTGTGGGTGCCGCACCTCTGCCTGAGATTGGCGACCCGCATCAATTGACCGCCTTACCCCCTATCTGA
- a CDS encoding TIGR00266 family protein, whose amino-acid sequence MAMDVVDYEIKGAEMQFVEVELDPGEAAIGEAGSMMFMDAGISMDTIFGDGSAQQSGFFGKLMGAGKRLISGESLFTTIYTNQASSKLRVAFAAPYPGKILAMDLRQLGGTLLCQKESFLCAARGVSLGIAFQQKMSVGFFGGEGFVMQKLDGDGLAFVHAGGTVVKRELQPGQTLLVDTGCVVAYTPSVNFEIQYVGKIKTALFGGEGLFLAKMTGPGTVWLQSLPFSRLASRIFAAAPQNGGRKEEGSLLGGFAGAGLLGGLIGGDED is encoded by the coding sequence ATGGCGATGGACGTTGTTGACTACGAGATCAAGGGCGCCGAGATGCAGTTTGTCGAGGTCGAGCTGGATCCCGGCGAGGCGGCCATCGGCGAGGCCGGCAGCATGATGTTCATGGACGCCGGCATCAGCATGGACACCATCTTCGGCGACGGTTCGGCCCAGCAGAGCGGCTTCTTCGGCAAGCTGATGGGCGCGGGCAAGCGGCTGATCAGCGGCGAATCGCTGTTCACCACGATCTATACCAACCAGGCCTCGAGCAAGCTGCGCGTGGCCTTTGCCGCGCCCTATCCGGGCAAGATCCTGGCCATGGATCTGCGCCAGCTCGGCGGCACCTTGCTGTGCCAGAAGGAGTCGTTCCTGTGCGCCGCGCGTGGCGTGTCCCTGGGCATTGCCTTCCAGCAGAAGATGTCGGTCGGCTTTTTCGGCGGCGAAGGTTTCGTGATGCAAAAGCTCGACGGCGACGGCCTGGCCTTTGTGCATGCCGGCGGCACCGTCGTCAAACGCGAGCTGCAGCCTGGCCAGACCCTGCTGGTGGACACCGGCTGCGTGGTGGCCTACACGCCCAGCGTCAATTTCGAGATCCAGTACGTCGGCAAGATCAAGACGGCACTGTTCGGCGGTGAGGGCCTGTTCCTGGCCAAGATGACGGGCCCCGGCACCGTCTGGCTGCAAAGTCTGCCGTTCTCGCGCCTGGCCTCGCGCATCTTCGCCGCCGCGCCGCAGAATGGCGGGCGCAAGGAGGAGGGTTCCTTGCTGGGGGGCTTTGCGGGCGCCGGGCTGTTGGGCGGTTTGATCGGGGGCGATGAAGACTGA
- a CDS encoding polysaccharide deacetylase family protein — protein MRRAERRWAPRLLSAVLALVQTAVWANGCDKPVYLTFDTGHMEVAPLIAEVLQRHQVKATFFLASEITKTGGTSLDAQWAPWWKARAAEGHDFGSHTWEHDIWVADLPDGGFRVRSGTGPEPGKLRDVSAAAYCEGIKRSATRFQEMTGQAMLPLYRAPAGRTSPALLATAQACGFTHVPWTPNGFLGDELNSDKYPNTLLLERALKSVRSGDVLLAHLGIWSRQDPWAPAVLEPLIVGLKAKGLCFAPLRDHPVYGALIKKP, from the coding sequence ATGCGCCGCGCTGAGCGGCGCTGGGCGCCGCGGCTGCTGTCCGCTGTGCTGGCCCTTGTGCAGACCGCGGTCTGGGCCAATGGCTGCGACAAGCCGGTCTATCTGACCTTCGACACCGGCCATATGGAGGTGGCGCCGCTGATTGCCGAAGTCCTGCAGCGCCATCAGGTCAAGGCCACCTTCTTCCTGGCCAGCGAGATCACCAAGACCGGCGGCACCAGCCTCGATGCCCAGTGGGCGCCCTGGTGGAAGGCCCGCGCGGCCGAGGGGCACGACTTTGGCTCGCACACCTGGGAACACGACATCTGGGTGGCCGATCTGCCCGATGGAGGCTTTCGCGTGCGCAGCGGCACCGGGCCCGAGCCCGGCAAGCTGCGTGATGTCAGTGCCGCCGCCTATTGCGAGGGCATCAAGCGCAGCGCCACCCGCTTCCAGGAAATGACGGGCCAGGCGATGCTGCCGTTGTACCGCGCCCCTGCAGGTCGCACCTCGCCGGCCCTGCTGGCCACCGCCCAGGCCTGCGGCTTCACCCATGTGCCCTGGACGCCCAATGGTTTTCTGGGCGACGAGCTGAACAGCGACAAGTATCCGAATACGCTGCTGCTGGAGCGCGCGCTGAAAAGCGTGCGCAGCGGCGACGTGCTGCTGGCCCACCTGGGCATCTGGAGCCGCCAGGACCCCTGGGCCCCGGCCGTGCTGGAGCCCCTGATCGTCGGACTGAAGGCCAAGGGCCTGTGCTTTGCGCCTTTGCGCGATCATCCGGTCTACGGGGCCTTGATCAAGAAACCTTAG
- the phbB gene encoding acetoacetyl-CoA reductase, whose amino-acid sequence MTQKLAYVTGGMGGIGTSMCQRLHKEGFKVVAGCGPSRDFDKWLGEQKALGYSFYASVGNVAEWESTVEAFAKVRAEHGEVDVLVNNAGITRDGMFRKMSRADWDAVINTNLNSMFNVTKQVIEGMLDKGWGRIINISSVNGEKGQFGQTNYSAAKAGMHGFTMALAQEVANKGVTVNTISPGYIATDMVKGIRQDVLDKIVATIPVKRLGTPEEIASILAWLAGEDSGFTTGADFSCNGGLHMG is encoded by the coding sequence ATGACGCAGAAATTGGCTTACGTCACCGGCGGTATGGGTGGCATCGGAACCTCGATGTGCCAACGCCTGCACAAGGAAGGCTTCAAGGTGGTTGCCGGTTGCGGCCCCAGCCGCGACTTCGACAAATGGCTGGGCGAGCAGAAGGCGCTAGGCTACAGCTTCTACGCTTCGGTCGGCAATGTGGCCGAATGGGAGTCCACCGTCGAGGCCTTCGCCAAGGTGCGCGCCGAGCACGGCGAGGTGGATGTGCTGGTCAACAACGCCGGCATCACCCGTGACGGCATGTTTCGCAAGATGAGCCGCGCCGACTGGGATGCTGTCATCAACACCAATCTGAACAGCATGTTCAATGTGACCAAGCAGGTCATCGAAGGCATGCTGGACAAGGGCTGGGGCCGCATCATCAACATCAGTTCGGTGAACGGCGAGAAGGGCCAGTTCGGCCAGACCAACTACTCGGCCGCCAAGGCTGGCATGCATGGCTTCACCATGGCCCTGGCCCAGGAAGTGGCCAACAAGGGCGTGACGGTGAACACCATCAGCCCGGGCTATATCGCCACCGACATGGTCAAGGGCATTCGCCAGGACGTGCTGGACAAGATCGTTGCCACGATCCCTGTCAAGCGCCTGGGTACGCCGGAAGAAATTGCGTCCATCCTGGCCTGGTTGGCAGGGGAAGATTCGGGCTTCACCACCGGGGCTGATTTCAGCTGCAACGGCGGCTTGCACATGGGGTGA
- a CDS encoding MFS transporter, whose protein sequence is MMADLIKTPALSDKRERALLWLLAFTQFTVITDFVIMMPLGPQIMEAFSVGPAAFATAVSAYSWCSGISGLLSATYIDRFDRKRLLLVVYALFALSNLGCALASSFSLMVLSRAFAGLTGGVMGAVVMAIVADVIPVQRRGAATGLIMTAFPMAAVAGVPLGVFLGAHHGWQSPFYVLVLVSVLIWIIGRYTLPTLNAHLAQRRVPMAEVLPQLWALLREPGHLRAFALSGPMMMSGMLVIPFISPVFVANLHLKPEDLSWVYMAGGLATLFTARAVGKLSDRYGAVRVFRVLALVSALPLLAVTYLPAWPLWGLMLFFPLFMVPVSGRVIPMQALLSTVPAKAHRGAFMSVNNAIQSLGVGCAAWVGGLLLSNGPGGRLDGYHLNGWLALALTAWAMFWIGWVRPARSGAEVH, encoded by the coding sequence ATGATGGCCGACCTCATCAAGACACCAGCCCTGAGTGACAAGCGCGAGCGCGCGCTGCTGTGGCTGTTGGCCTTCACCCAGTTCACCGTGATCACCGACTTCGTCATCATGATGCCGCTGGGCCCGCAGATCATGGAGGCCTTCTCGGTCGGCCCGGCCGCCTTTGCCACCGCCGTATCGGCCTACTCCTGGTGCTCAGGCATCTCGGGCCTGCTGTCGGCCACCTACATCGACCGCTTCGACCGCAAGCGCCTGCTGCTGGTGGTCTACGCGCTGTTCGCGCTGTCCAATCTCGGTTGCGCGCTGGCCAGCAGCTTTTCGCTGATGGTCTTGTCGCGCGCTTTTGCCGGGCTCACCGGGGGCGTGATGGGGGCAGTGGTGATGGCCATCGTGGCTGACGTGATTCCGGTGCAGCGCCGGGGCGCCGCCACCGGCCTGATCATGACGGCCTTCCCGATGGCAGCCGTGGCCGGCGTGCCGCTGGGCGTGTTCCTGGGTGCGCACCACGGCTGGCAGTCGCCGTTTTACGTGCTGGTGCTGGTGTCGGTGCTGATCTGGATCATCGGGCGCTACACCCTGCCAACCCTGAATGCCCACCTGGCGCAGCGCCGGGTGCCGATGGCCGAGGTGCTGCCCCAGCTGTGGGCGCTGCTGCGGGAGCCGGGGCATTTGCGGGCGTTTGCGCTGTCGGGGCCGATGATGATGTCGGGCATGCTGGTGATTCCCTTCATCTCGCCGGTGTTCGTGGCCAATCTGCACCTCAAGCCCGAGGACCTGTCCTGGGTCTATATGGCAGGCGGCCTGGCCACGCTGTTCACTGCCCGGGCCGTGGGCAAGCTGAGCGACCGTTACGGCGCGGTGCGGGTATTTCGCGTGCTCGCCCTGGTGTCGGCACTGCCGCTGCTGGCCGTGACCTATCTGCCGGCCTGGCCGCTGTGGGGCCTGATGCTGTTCTTCCCCCTGTTCATGGTGCCGGTGTCCGGCCGGGTGATACCGATGCAGGCGCTGCTGTCCACCGTGCCGGCCAAGGCGCACCGCGGCGCTTTCATGAGCGTGAACAACGCGATCCAGTCGCTGGGTGTGGGCTGTGCCGCCTGGGTCGGCGGGCTGCTGCTGAGCAACGGCCCCGGCGGCCGCTTGGACGGTTATCACCTGAATGGCTGGCTGGCCCTGGCGCTTACCGCCTGGGCCATGTTCTGGATCGGCTGGGTGCGGCCCGCCCGATCCGGCGCAGAAGTGCATTGA
- a CDS encoding YncE family protein yields the protein MAFTAAGLAQAATPPIFVLNSLDADVSVIDPVSFTQIKRIPTGKEPHHLYLTPDEKSLIVANALGDSLTFIDPVTAEVQRTLRGIADPYHLRFSPDMKWFVTAANRLNHVNLYHWQPLEANPLKFVKRIEAPETPSHLYIDSKSTVLYVSIQDSDELMAIDLSTQTPRWKIKVGKMPADIYLTPDDKHILVALTGDKLVEIYDVTGAQPKLVKRLPTGNGAHSFRAWGDKRHVLVSNRAGNTISKIDLQSFAVVDQFPGPGGPDDMELLPDGKTLLVGSRWAGKLTMIDTQTRKVVKQVKVGKSPHGVWTLNHAPR from the coding sequence ATGGCCTTTACCGCGGCCGGCCTGGCCCAGGCCGCCACGCCTCCGATCTTCGTGCTCAACTCGCTGGACGCCGACGTCAGCGTGATCGATCCGGTCAGCTTCACCCAGATCAAGCGCATCCCGACCGGCAAGGAGCCGCACCATCTGTACCTGACGCCGGACGAGAAGTCACTGATCGTGGCCAACGCTCTAGGCGATTCACTGACCTTCATCGACCCGGTCACGGCCGAGGTGCAGCGCACCTTGCGCGGCATTGCCGACCCCTACCATCTGCGCTTCTCGCCGGACATGAAGTGGTTCGTCACGGCGGCCAATCGGCTCAACCATGTGAACCTCTACCACTGGCAGCCGCTGGAGGCGAATCCGCTGAAGTTCGTCAAGCGCATCGAGGCGCCCGAGACGCCCAGCCATCTCTACATCGACAGCAAGAGCACGGTGCTCTACGTGTCGATACAGGACAGCGACGAGCTGATGGCGATCGACCTATCGACGCAGACGCCGCGCTGGAAGATCAAGGTCGGCAAGATGCCCGCCGACATCTACCTGACACCCGACGACAAGCACATCCTGGTGGCCCTGACCGGCGACAAGCTGGTCGAGATCTATGACGTCACCGGCGCACAGCCGAAGCTGGTCAAGCGCCTGCCCACCGGCAATGGCGCCCACTCGTTCCGCGCCTGGGGCGACAAGCGCCATGTGCTGGTCAGCAACCGCGCCGGCAACACCATCAGCAAGATCGACCTGCAGAGCTTTGCGGTGGTCGATCAGTTCCCCGGCCCCGGCGGCCCGGACGATATGGAGTTGCTGCCCGATGGCAAGACCCTGCTGGTCGGCTCGCGCTGGGCCGGCAAGCTGACGATGATTGACACGCAGACGCGCAAGGTCGTCAAGCAGGTCAAGGTGGGCAAGTCGCCGCATGGGGTCTGGACCCTGAACCATGCGCCGCGCTGA
- a CDS encoding sterol desaturase family protein has protein sequence MDSFYDTVTDAFGQVQQALFEAVVQPLVFGLGMSNLMEEAFAATGWLLVGLLQIVIMLTVIRALERHNPVEPVVDPAAVRVDVIYTLIHRLGLFRLALFFSIDPLWDALFGQMRVAGVPIFQLDALWPGVSDQPVFSFVLYLLAFDLLEYWIHRAQHQFGWWWQLHALHHSQRQMTMWSDNRNHLLDDLLRDAILVLVARFIGIAPGQFVAVVAVSQLMESLQHANVRLWFGPVLERVLVSPRFHRVHHAIGVGHESAGRGTLGGCNFAVLLPVWDVLFRTADFGLRFDPTGIRDQLPDEGGRDYGDGFWVQQWLGLKRLVGKA, from the coding sequence ATGGACAGTTTTTACGACACCGTGACCGACGCCTTTGGCCAGGTGCAGCAGGCCTTGTTCGAGGCCGTCGTGCAGCCCCTGGTATTCGGCCTTGGCATGAGCAATCTGATGGAGGAGGCCTTTGCTGCCACTGGCTGGCTGCTGGTGGGCTTGCTGCAGATCGTCATCATGCTGACGGTGATACGCGCGCTCGAGCGGCACAACCCGGTCGAGCCCGTCGTCGACCCTGCCGCGGTGCGCGTCGATGTCATCTACACGCTGATCCACCGCCTGGGCCTGTTCCGGCTGGCGCTGTTCTTCAGCATCGATCCCTTGTGGGATGCCTTGTTCGGCCAGATGCGCGTGGCGGGTGTCCCGATCTTCCAGCTTGACGCGCTCTGGCCTGGTGTCAGCGACCAGCCGGTGTTCAGCTTCGTGCTCTACCTGCTCGCCTTTGACCTGCTCGAATACTGGATACACCGAGCCCAGCATCAGTTTGGCTGGTGGTGGCAGCTCCATGCCCTGCATCACAGCCAGCGCCAGATGACGATGTGGAGCGACAACCGCAACCACCTGCTCGATGACCTGCTGCGCGATGCGATCCTGGTGCTGGTGGCCCGCTTCATCGGCATTGCGCCGGGCCAGTTCGTCGCCGTGGTGGCCGTGTCGCAGCTGATGGAGAGCCTGCAGCATGCCAATGTGCGGCTGTGGTTCGGCCCGGTGCTGGAGCGTGTGCTGGTCAGCCCGCGTTTTCACCGCGTGCACCATGCCATCGGTGTCGGCCATGAGTCGGCCGGCAGGGGCACGCTGGGCGGCTGCAACTTCGCCGTGCTGCTGCCGGTCTGGGATGTGCTGTTCCGCACCGCAGACTTCGGCCTGCGTTTTGATCCCACCGGCATACGCGACCAGCTGCCCGACGAGGGCGGGCGCGACTACGGCGATGGCTTCTGGGTTCAGCAGTGGCTGGGCTTGAAGCGGCTGGTGGGCAAGGCCTGA
- a CDS encoding helix-turn-helix domain-containing protein, whose protein sequence is MKIPISGQAVRGSTTGRPIMVALDLLGRRAALRILWELRGEPLTFRALQEACDSNPSLLNTRLKELRATGLLEHADGGYRLTASGRQLLAAMQPLYDWAESWQGARTPAP, encoded by the coding sequence ATGAAAATTCCAATCTCAGGCCAAGCGGTGCGCGGCTCGACGACCGGCCGCCCCATCATGGTGGCGCTGGACCTGCTCGGTCGCCGCGCGGCGCTGCGCATCCTGTGGGAGTTGCGCGGCGAGCCGCTGACCTTTCGCGCGCTGCAGGAGGCTTGCGACAGCAACCCCAGCCTGCTGAATACCCGGCTCAAGGAGTTGCGTGCCACCGGCCTGCTGGAGCATGCTGACGGCGGCTACCGCCTCACTGCCAGCGGCCGCCAGTTGCTCGCCGCGATGCAGCCGCTCTACGACTGGGCCGAGAGCTGGCAGGGCGCCCGTACGCCCGCGCCGTGA